A single Candidatus Eisenbacteria bacterium DNA region contains:
- a CDS encoding PLP-dependent aminotransferase family protein: MKISIERDGPTPLHLQIAHAIREQILAGALQGDGRLPPSRKLAKALGVNRGTVTQAYQILWSQGLIEGRVGRGTSILPAAAGSETGYAPLPWEMLIAGGSEQEDHEVRDFVRLIDRDDLISLAAGLPAPDLYPMEALRSITDDVLAREGRTLLHWCPVEGHAPLRRLLAERFAEVHPNEILILSGSTQGIFLLARALIAPGDLVAVQSPTYIGALQVFRAAGARIVGIPSGAEGIDPAAIENVFARARPKLFYAVPTFHNPTGETMSLDTRTRLLRSAARHGVPILEDDPYAMLRYDGEEIPSLKELDAHGHVLYVSTFSKVLFPGLRIGYLAAPQPVVEKLKSGKHLQDLFTNSLGQAAVFEFARRGLLDEHAARMRDEYRARRDAMTEALRRRAPSLAFSPPEGGYFIWAKLPDGSAARELLREALRKKVSFVPGDLFSPDGRERDRIRINFASHAPETIEEGVRRLGSALRALRRERRAESREEPARPIV; encoded by the coding sequence GTGAAGATCTCGATCGAGCGCGACGGACCGACCCCCCTTCACCTGCAGATCGCGCACGCGATCCGCGAGCAGATTCTCGCGGGCGCGCTCCAGGGAGACGGCCGACTTCCGCCGTCGCGCAAGCTGGCGAAGGCCCTCGGCGTCAACCGGGGAACCGTCACGCAGGCGTACCAGATCCTCTGGTCCCAGGGGCTGATCGAGGGGCGCGTCGGCCGGGGGACATCGATTCTCCCCGCCGCCGCGGGTTCGGAGACCGGCTACGCCCCCCTTCCCTGGGAGATGCTCATCGCGGGCGGCTCAGAGCAGGAGGATCACGAGGTTCGGGATTTCGTCCGGCTCATCGATCGGGACGATCTCATCTCGCTCGCCGCCGGTCTCCCGGCCCCCGACCTCTACCCGATGGAGGCGCTCCGCTCGATCACGGACGACGTGCTCGCGCGCGAGGGGCGAACGCTCCTCCACTGGTGCCCGGTCGAAGGTCACGCGCCCCTCCGGCGCCTGCTCGCCGAGCGGTTCGCGGAAGTTCATCCGAACGAAATCCTGATCCTCTCCGGATCGACGCAGGGGATCTTTCTCCTGGCGCGGGCGTTGATCGCACCGGGAGATCTCGTCGCGGTCCAATCCCCGACCTACATCGGGGCGCTCCAGGTCTTCCGCGCGGCGGGGGCGCGCATCGTCGGGATCCCGTCCGGAGCCGAAGGGATCGATCCGGCCGCGATCGAAAACGTGTTTGCGCGCGCCCGGCCGAAGCTCTTCTACGCGGTCCCGACTTTTCATAATCCCACGGGCGAGACGATGAGCCTCGATACGAGGACGCGGCTCCTTCGGTCCGCCGCTCGCCACGGCGTTCCGATCCTCGAGGACGATCCGTACGCGATGCTCCGCTACGACGGCGAGGAGATCCCTTCCCTCAAGGAGCTCGACGCGCACGGGCATGTTCTTTATGTCTCTACCTTCTCGAAGGTTCTCTTCCCGGGCCTTCGCATCGGGTACCTTGCCGCCCCGCAGCCGGTCGTGGAGAAGTTGAAGAGCGGGAAGCATCTTCAGGATCTCTTCACGAACTCGCTCGGCCAGGCGGCGGTCTTCGAGTTCGCGCGCCGCGGCCTTCTCGACGAGCACGCCGCCCGCATGCGAGACGAGTACCGCGCGAGGCGCGACGCGATGACGGAGGCTCTCCGGCGCCGCGCGCCGAGCCTGGCGTTCTCGCCTCCCGAGGGCGGCTACTTCATCTGGGCAAAGCTTCCCGACGGAAGCGCCGCCCGCGAGCTTCTCCGCGAGGCGCTCCGAAAGAAGGTCTCGTTCGTTCCGGGCGATCTCTTCTCTCCCGACGGAAGAGAACGGGACCGGATTCGGATCAACTTCGCGTCCCACGCCCCAGAGACGATCGAAGAGGGGGTGCGAAGGCTCGGATCCGCCCTTCGCGCCCTTCGCAGAGAAAGAAGAGCCGAGAGCCGCGAGGAGCCGGCGCGGCCGATCGTGTGA
- a CDS encoding aspartate aminotransferase family protein, producing the protein MSRLFWYPGHELLVEDIVRAEDCFVWDARGNEYVDLEGGVWCVSIGHGNPRILRAISDQAARIAHAGFNYSCAIVEKAAREVLSILGFNGGRCVLLCSGSEAVEFGVRVARMSIDRPLFLTMADSYFGAYGSASRRDESEWLLFDWFPCAGCERPGTCDSSCERWAAVPWDRIGGFLFEPGSSSGLVRFPPEKLIRSITRAVEKGGGLFLVNEVTTGIGRTGKWFGFQHYGVRPDIVAVGKGIGNGYPVSAAAFAAGVEERLAGREVKYAQSHQNDPLGAAVLVEVVRVIREEGLIERSMEISAELAGGLDKIRERTGRVREIRARGLMIAIEIDDDPDRSLTIRTHRELVRRGFLVGKRPNTNVLRLDPPLTIGRAEIEAFLAAFEDALRTN; encoded by the coding sequence ATGTCGCGTCTCTTCTGGTATCCGGGCCACGAGCTTCTCGTCGAGGACATTGTTCGCGCCGAGGACTGCTTCGTATGGGACGCGCGCGGGAACGAGTACGTCGACCTCGAGGGCGGCGTGTGGTGCGTCTCGATCGGCCACGGGAATCCGCGGATTCTCCGTGCGATCTCCGATCAGGCCGCCCGAATCGCCCACGCAGGCTTCAACTATTCCTGTGCGATCGTTGAGAAAGCCGCCCGCGAGGTCTTGTCGATCCTCGGCTTCAACGGGGGACGATGCGTGCTTCTCTGTTCCGGAAGCGAGGCGGTCGAGTTCGGTGTCCGCGTCGCCCGCATGTCGATCGACCGGCCGCTCTTCCTCACGATGGCCGACTCTTACTTCGGAGCGTACGGCTCCGCGAGCCGAAGGGACGAAAGCGAGTGGCTTCTCTTCGACTGGTTCCCATGCGCGGGGTGCGAGCGGCCCGGGACGTGCGACTCCTCCTGCGAGCGCTGGGCCGCGGTCCCTTGGGACCGGATCGGCGGCTTCCTCTTCGAGCCGGGAAGCTCCTCCGGGCTCGTCCGTTTCCCGCCGGAGAAGCTGATCCGGAGCATCACGCGGGCCGTCGAGAAGGGCGGCGGTCTCTTCCTCGTGAACGAGGTGACCACCGGGATCGGGCGGACCGGAAAATGGTTTGGCTTTCAACATTACGGCGTCCGCCCGGACATCGTCGCCGTCGGCAAGGGGATCGGAAACGGTTATCCGGTGAGCGCCGCCGCGTTCGCGGCCGGCGTGGAAGAGCGCCTTGCGGGACGCGAGGTGAAGTACGCCCAATCTCACCAGAACGATCCGCTCGGCGCGGCGGTTCTCGTCGAGGTCGTGCGCGTGATCCGCGAGGAAGGGCTGATCGAGCGCTCGATGGAGATCTCCGCCGAGCTCGCCGGCGGGCTCGACAAGATTCGGGAGCGGACCGGACGCGTTCGAGAGATCCGCGCCCGCGGGCTGATGATCGCGATCGAGATCGACGACGACCCCGATCGCTCCCTGACGATCCGAACACACCGAGAGCTCGTGCGCCGCGGATTTCTCGTCGGGAAGCGCCCGAACACGAACGTGCTCCGGCTCGATCCGCCCCTCACAATCGGTCGCGCCGAAATCGAAGCTTTCCTCGCGGCGTTCGAGGACGCCCTCAGGACTAACTAG
- a CDS encoding cytochrome C: MRWVILLSLFLSSVSSAAGLDCVACHKQTTPSIVTDWQLSKHSANDVSCDVCHGDAHTSAADVAKVRIPTPETCAACHADQVEQFSRGKHAAAWAAMKAMPTTHALPHALREGMKGCGGCHKIGLKSEEDIRELKETGPGFGLASCDACHTRHLFSTKEAREPQACQTCHMGFDHPQWEMYSSSKHGVRHLLKQNGILPESAAAPTCQTCHMQEGNHEVRTPWGFLAVRLPLPEDPQWKADQVTILQALGVLDPEGNPTSRLDVVKAADVARLDQESFDRERAKLIETCSGCHSENFARAEIAKGDEMIRDADHLLAEAIRVVAGLYADGILEKPAAYAHAFPDLLTFQDAPTGIERKLFEMHLSHRMRAFQGTFHSNPDYAFWYGWSEMVRDLEEIREKAGEMRAARGK, encoded by the coding sequence ATGCGATGGGTGATCTTGCTCTCTCTGTTCCTCTCCAGCGTTTCTTCCGCAGCCGGTTTGGATTGCGTGGCTTGCCACAAGCAGACGACGCCTTCCATCGTGACCGACTGGCAGCTCAGCAAGCACAGCGCGAACGACGTCTCCTGCGATGTCTGTCACGGGGACGCCCACACGTCCGCGGCCGATGTCGCCAAGGTGCGCATCCCGACCCCCGAGACCTGCGCCGCTTGCCACGCGGACCAGGTCGAGCAGTTCTCGCGCGGAAAGCACGCGGCCGCTTGGGCGGCGATGAAGGCGATGCCGACTACGCATGCTCTCCCGCACGCGCTTCGCGAGGGGATGAAGGGATGCGGCGGTTGCCACAAGATCGGCCTCAAGAGCGAGGAAGATATTCGAGAGCTCAAGGAAACCGGGCCGGGCTTCGGGCTCGCATCGTGCGACGCGTGCCACACGCGGCACCTCTTCTCGACGAAAGAGGCGAGGGAACCGCAGGCGTGCCAGACCTGCCACATGGGGTTCGACCATCCGCAGTGGGAGATGTATTCCTCGTCGAAACACGGCGTGCGCCATCTCTTGAAGCAGAACGGAATCCTTCCCGAGTCGGCCGCCGCCCCGACCTGCCAAACTTGTCACATGCAGGAAGGGAATCACGAAGTGAGGACCCCGTGGGGGTTCCTTGCCGTGCGGCTTCCTCTCCCCGAGGATCCGCAGTGGAAAGCCGACCAGGTGACGATCCTGCAAGCGCTCGGCGTTCTCGACCCCGAAGGGAACCCGACGTCGCGGCTCGATGTCGTGAAGGCGGCGGATGTCGCGCGGCTCGATCAGGAATCATTCGACCGCGAGCGCGCGAAGCTGATCGAGACGTGCTCCGGCTGCCACTCGGAGAACTTCGCGCGCGCCGAGATCGCCAAGGGGGACGAGATGATCCGCGACGCCGACCACCTTCTCGCCGAGGCGATCCGCGTCGTCGCCGGACTCTACGCCGACGGAATTCTGGAGAAGCCGGCCGCGTACGCCCATGCGTTCCCCGACCTCCTCACGTTCCAAGACGCGCCGACCGGAATCGAGCGGAAGCTCTTCGAGATGCACCTCTCGCATCGCATGCGCGCGTTCCAGGGAACCTTCCATTCGAACCCGGACTATGCCTTCTGGTACGGATGGAGCGAGATGGTCCGCGATCTGGAGGAGATCCGCGAGAAGGCCGGGGAGATGCGCGCGGCGCGAGGGAAGTGA
- a CDS encoding branched-chain amino acid transaminase has product MTTKNRFAHFRGKIVPIEDARISIMTSGFNYGTGVFEGIRAYWSGDEKQLFLFRLREHYERFLRNTRFLFMDLPYSAEDLCEATIALLRKEEFRTDVYVRPLAYKSSEAIGVRLHDLACEFALFAVPFGAYIDRPDGARLMVSSWRRLSDEAFPARTKITGAYVNSALAKTEASMNGFDDALMLSANGHVSEASAANFFVVRNGVLVTPPVTEDILEGITRDTFMRMARDHGIPVVERVVDRSEVYGAEEAFVCGTAVGLVPVIEIDRRPIGGGKAGAVSTKLRDLYLETVVGKNARYRHWCAPVY; this is encoded by the coding sequence ATGACGACCAAGAACCGTTTCGCGCACTTCCGCGGAAAGATCGTGCCGATCGAGGATGCGCGCATTTCGATCATGACCTCAGGGTTCAACTACGGGACCGGCGTCTTCGAAGGGATTCGCGCGTACTGGTCCGGGGACGAGAAGCAGCTCTTCCTCTTTCGGCTGCGCGAGCACTACGAGCGTTTCTTGAGAAACACGCGCTTTCTCTTCATGGACCTCCCCTATTCAGCCGAGGATCTCTGCGAGGCGACGATCGCGCTCCTCAGAAAGGAGGAGTTCCGGACCGACGTCTACGTGCGGCCGCTCGCGTACAAGTCGAGCGAGGCGATCGGCGTTCGGCTCCACGATCTCGCGTGCGAGTTCGCGCTCTTCGCTGTTCCCTTCGGCGCGTACATCGATAGACCCGATGGGGCGCGGCTCATGGTCTCCTCGTGGAGGCGTCTCTCGGACGAGGCGTTCCCCGCGCGCACGAAGATCACCGGCGCCTACGTGAACTCCGCGCTCGCCAAGACGGAGGCGTCGATGAACGGCTTCGACGACGCGCTCATGCTCTCCGCGAACGGACACGTTTCCGAGGCGAGCGCGGCGAACTTCTTCGTTGTTCGGAACGGAGTCCTCGTCACGCCTCCCGTGACGGAAGACATCCTCGAGGGGATCACGCGCGATACGTTCATGCGGATGGCGCGCGATCACGGCATTCCGGTCGTCGAGCGCGTTGTGGATCGATCGGAAGTGTACGGAGCCGAGGAGGCGTTCGTCTGCGGAACCGCGGTCGGGCTCGTTCCGGTCATCGAGATCGACCGGCGCCCGATCGGCGGCGGAAAGGCGGGCGCGGTCTCGACGAAGCTCCGCGATCTTTATCTCGAAACGGTCGTCGGGAAGAACGCGCGCTATCGGCATTGGTGCGCGCCGGTCTACTAG
- a CDS encoding phage tail protein codes for MKRRAAVFGVLFLAAFAWLFLSEALATEFSVNTHRFDPYKQFKFRVKWDGKYVPGVMYVSGLTRTTEVVSSRKGGSPSVDQRSPGQTIYEPIIVERGRTHDQEFEKWVNKVWNFGSGLGAEASLQDFRKDIVIELYNEAGQLAMAWKVYRCWPSKYSAVTELDANSTQIAVESMTLEHEGWERDYDVVEPSEPKFTEP; via the coding sequence ATGAAGCGAAGAGCCGCCGTTTTCGGGGTGCTGTTTCTTGCCGCGTTCGCGTGGCTGTTTCTTTCGGAGGCGCTCGCGACGGAGTTCAGCGTCAACACGCATCGGTTCGACCCGTACAAGCAGTTCAAGTTCCGCGTCAAATGGGACGGCAAGTACGTCCCCGGCGTGATGTACGTGAGCGGTCTCACGCGGACGACCGAGGTCGTTTCGAGCAGGAAGGGCGGATCGCCGAGCGTCGATCAGAGGTCGCCGGGCCAGACGATCTACGAGCCGATCATCGTCGAGAGGGGGCGCACCCACGATCAGGAGTTTGAGAAGTGGGTGAACAAGGTGTGGAACTTCGGGTCGGGGCTTGGGGCCGAGGCGTCCCTACAAGACTTCCGCAAGGACATCGTCATCGAGCTGTACAACGAAGCCGGCCAGCTCGCGATGGCGTGGAAGGTGTACCGGTGCTGGCCGTCGAAGTACAGCGCGGTGACCGAGCTCGACGCGAACAGCACGCAGATCGCGGTCGAGTCGATGACGCTCGAGCACGAGGGTTGGGAGCGGGACTACGACGTGGTCGAGCCGTCCGAGCCGAAGTTCACCGAGCCGTAG